A single genomic interval of Lewinellaceae bacterium harbors:
- the paaJ gene encoding phenylacetate-CoA oxygenase subunit PaaJ has protein sequence MTTTITKEDIRDILEEVSDPEIPVLAVTDMGIIRDIQVRGEEVEIIITPTYSGCPAMNTIEVNIRAALQEKGFGQVKVTTVLHPAWTTDWITERGRQRLKDYGIAPPVDGSVDKNALFQAGPTVECPQCGSGNTEMVSQFGSTACKALYRCLDCKEPFDYFKCH, from the coding sequence ATGACAACCACCATCACAAAAGAAGACATCCGGGACATTCTGGAGGAGGTGTCCGACCCTGAAATACCCGTACTGGCCGTTACCGACATGGGCATCATCCGGGATATTCAGGTTCGGGGAGAGGAGGTCGAAATCATCATTACGCCCACCTACTCCGGCTGCCCGGCCATGAACACCATAGAGGTCAACATCCGGGCCGCCCTGCAGGAAAAGGGCTTCGGCCAGGTAAAGGTCACGACTGTCCTTCATCCGGCGTGGACGACCGACTGGATCACCGAACGGGGGCGGCAACGGCTCAAAGACTACGGCATCGCCCCGCCCGTTGACGGCAGCGTCGACAAAAATGCCCTGTTTCAGGCCGGGCCCACCGTGGAATGCCCCCAGTGCGGGTCCGGCAACACGGAAATGGTCAGCCAGTTCGGCTCCACCGCCTGCAAGGCGCTGTACCGCTGCCTGGATTGCAAAGAGCCGTTTGATTATTTTAAATGCCATTAA
- a CDS encoding enoyl-CoA hydratase/isomerase family protein, translating into MPDSNTLLFELDGHVAKITLNRPEVYNSFNREMALALQARLDQCRDDPRVRAIYLTGAGKAFSAGQDLQEIVAEGAPEMTTILTEHYNPIIVRIRKIEKPVVAAVNGVAAGAGANIALACDIVVAAQSASFIQAFSKIGLIPDSGGTFFLPRLIGFQKASALMMLGDKASAEEAERLGMIYQFYPNEDFAEKSLEVARRLSLMPTKGLGYTKRALNHSFDNDLERQLAAEDQLQSAAGQTEDYKEGVNAFLEKRKAVFKGR; encoded by the coding sequence ATGCCAGACAGCAACACCCTACTCTTCGAACTCGACGGCCACGTGGCCAAAATCACCCTCAACCGCCCGGAAGTTTACAATAGCTTTAACCGGGAGATGGCCCTTGCCCTGCAGGCCCGGCTGGACCAATGCCGGGACGACCCGAGGGTGCGGGCCATATACCTCACCGGCGCGGGCAAAGCTTTCTCCGCCGGGCAGGATTTGCAGGAAATCGTTGCCGAAGGCGCCCCCGAGATGACTACCATACTCACCGAGCATTACAACCCGATCATCGTGCGCATCCGGAAGATCGAAAAGCCGGTAGTCGCTGCGGTAAATGGCGTGGCAGCCGGCGCCGGCGCCAACATCGCCCTGGCCTGCGATATCGTGGTTGCTGCCCAATCGGCCTCCTTTATTCAGGCCTTCAGCAAGATCGGCCTGATCCCCGACAGCGGCGGCACCTTCTTCCTGCCCCGCCTCATCGGCTTCCAGAAAGCCTCCGCCCTGATGATGCTGGGCGACAAGGCGAGCGCCGAAGAAGCCGAACGCCTGGGCATGATCTACCAATTCTATCCCAATGAGGATTTCGCGGAAAAATCCCTGGAGGTTGCCAGGCGCCTCTCCCTGATGCCCACCAAAGGCCTGGGATACACCAAACGGGCGCTCAACCATTCTTTCGACAATGACCTGGAACGCCAACTGGCCGCCGAAGACCAACTGCAGTCGGCCGCCGGCCAGACAGAAGATTATAAGGAAGGCGTGAATGCTTTTCTGGAAAAGCGCAAAGCGGTGTTTAAGGGGCGGTAG
- a CDS encoding Crp/Fnr family transcriptional regulator, whose amino-acid sequence METLNQEVLNLVRKHYSQIAERPLQEEIAQVGKVMHFRTGEMIMDFGSYVKIVPLIIKGSIKVSREDEEGNELFLYYLQPGETCSMSFTCCMMNKKSEIRTVAEEDTTVIGIPTRYMDEWMSRYPSWKNFVMLSYDNRMLELIRTIDSIAFKKMDERLLEYLHKKAEANNSRTINTTHQEIAYDLNASREAVSRLLKQLEKQGEVELGRNRIELL is encoded by the coding sequence ATGGAAACCCTCAACCAGGAAGTGCTCAACCTGGTGCGAAAGCACTACTCGCAGATCGCCGAGCGGCCCCTTCAGGAGGAGATCGCTCAGGTAGGCAAAGTCATGCACTTCAGAACCGGCGAAATGATCATGGATTTTGGCAGTTATGTCAAGATCGTGCCGCTGATCATCAAGGGCAGCATCAAGGTGTCCCGGGAGGATGAAGAGGGCAACGAGCTCTTCCTCTACTACCTGCAGCCCGGAGAAACCTGCTCCATGTCTTTCACCTGCTGCATGATGAACAAAAAGAGCGAAATCCGGACGGTTGCGGAAGAAGATACCACGGTCATCGGCATACCTACCCGCTATATGGACGAGTGGATGAGCCGTTACCCCAGTTGGAAAAACTTCGTCATGCTCTCCTATGACAACCGCATGCTCGAACTCATCCGCACCATCGACAGCATCGCCTTTAAAAAAATGGACGAGCGCTTGCTCGAATACCTCCATAAAAAAGCGGAGGCGAACAACTCCCGGACGATCAACACTACTCACCAGGAGATCGCCTACGACCTCAACGCTTCCCGGGAGGCCGTCTCCCGCCTGCTCAAACAACTGGAAAAACAAGGCGAAGTGGAACTGGGGAGGAACCGGATTGAGCTGCTTTGA
- a CDS encoding TrkA family potassium uptake protein — MKFIIIGLGNFGSALGLRLVEDGHEVLGVDKSLSLVNLYQNKLTHTICMDATDELAVQRLPLSDTDVAIVSIGEDLGASVTTTALIKKFCNTKIISRAISTVHHTILEAMGIKDIIHPEADFADQLATRMIVEGALRTLVLDNKFEIVEAVLPASLQGLTIAEAALREKYDISIVTILKRQERRNLLGAKVTRNEVSGVPAPDMVFQANDILILFGKMQDIQTFLEKTK; from the coding sequence ATGAAATTCATCATCATCGGCCTGGGAAATTTCGGCTCCGCACTCGGTTTGCGGTTGGTAGAAGACGGCCACGAGGTGCTCGGCGTTGATAAAAGCCTCAGCCTCGTCAACCTCTACCAGAACAAGCTGACCCATACGATCTGCATGGATGCCACCGATGAACTGGCTGTACAGCGCCTGCCGCTTTCCGACACTGATGTGGCCATCGTCAGCATCGGGGAAGACCTGGGCGCTTCGGTGACCACCACCGCCCTCATCAAAAAATTCTGCAACACCAAGATCATCAGCCGGGCCATCTCGACGGTGCACCACACCATCCTGGAGGCAATGGGCATCAAGGACATCATCCACCCGGAAGCGGATTTCGCCGACCAACTGGCCACCCGCATGATCGTGGAAGGGGCCCTGAGAACCCTGGTGCTGGACAATAAATTCGAGATCGTGGAGGCCGTCCTGCCAGCTAGCCTGCAGGGCCTGACCATAGCCGAGGCCGCCCTGAGGGAAAAATACGACATCAGCATCGTCACAATTTTGAAAAGGCAGGAACGGCGCAATCTCCTGGGCGCCAAGGTGACCCGCAATGAAGTATCCGGCGTGCCCGCCCCCGACATGGTTTTCCAGGCCAACGACATCCTCATCCTGTTCGGGAAAATGCAGGACATCCAAACCTTTTTGGAAAAAACGAAGTGA
- a CDS encoding polysaccharide deacetylase family protein, with the protein MPTKENLLFPLLFQLGRLMPFGWLKRASALPVIPLYHAISGTPSPYVKQVGVWRSTRRFEEDLDFLLKHYEPVSLAELKAGKKTSKPPLHLTFDDGLAECYTTVFPILKKKGVPATFFVNSAFVDNKDLFFRFQASLIIDKAGSEPEALKALLAWKEKQKIGGSWQAFLLSIRYENRAVLKEIARELGIDFAGYLKQHPCYMSLQQLKRLEREGFTIGAHSIDHPRYDALPLAEQLRQTLESLAFVKHHFAPPTRAFAFPFTDFGVGLQFFRELEKAAACDLSFGCAGLKQDAAPEHLQRVPFDENPYSARANLSKEYLYFLLKAPLGRNVLRRGE; encoded by the coding sequence ATGCCCACTAAAGAAAACCTCTTATTTCCACTTCTATTCCAACTGGGCCGGCTGATGCCCTTTGGCTGGCTGAAGCGGGCAAGCGCTTTGCCGGTTATCCCCCTGTACCACGCCATATCCGGTACCCCGTCGCCTTATGTGAAGCAGGTGGGAGTCTGGCGTTCCACCCGACGGTTCGAAGAAGACCTGGATTTTCTGTTGAAGCACTACGAGCCGGTCAGCCTGGCGGAGCTGAAAGCAGGGAAAAAAACGAGCAAACCGCCGCTGCACCTCACTTTCGACGACGGCCTGGCGGAGTGCTACACGACCGTTTTCCCAATACTCAAAAAAAAGGGCGTGCCGGCCACTTTTTTTGTCAACTCCGCTTTTGTCGATAATAAAGATTTGTTCTTTCGCTTTCAGGCATCTCTGATCATCGACAAGGCCGGATCAGAGCCGGAAGCGCTGAAAGCCCTTTTGGCCTGGAAAGAAAAGCAAAAGATTGGCGGGAGCTGGCAGGCTTTCCTGTTGTCCATCCGGTATGAGAATCGCGCTGTGTTGAAAGAGATCGCCCGCGAACTGGGCATCGATTTTGCCGGCTACCTGAAACAGCACCCCTGCTACATGAGCCTACAGCAGCTGAAGCGCCTCGAACGGGAAGGCTTCACCATCGGCGCCCACAGCATCGACCATCCCCGATATGACGCCCTTCCCCTGGCCGAGCAACTGCGGCAAACCCTTGAAAGCCTGGCCTTCGTGAAACACCACTTCGCCCCGCCCACCCGCGCCTTTGCCTTCCCCTTTACGGATTTTGGAGTCGGGCTGCAGTTTTTCCGCGAATTGGAAAAAGCCGCCGCCTGCGACCTGAGCTTCGGCTGCGCCGGCCTGAAGCAGGACGCCGCCCCGGAGCACCTGCAACGCGTTCCCTTCGACGAAAACCCTTATTCCGCCCGGGCGAATTTGTCGAAAGAATATTTGTATTTCCTGCTGAAAGCGCCGTTGGGGAGGAATGTGCTTCGGAGGGGTGAGTGA
- a CDS encoding helix-turn-helix transcriptional regulator produces MESKTGSLKKKEAEKLERIAFILKTVAHPLRLGVVHLLEQYPRLSVSEICEKLGSEQSLTSHHLQNMRLKGILSVKREGRSMMYSLKERDVSLIIECLENCQCNM; encoded by the coding sequence ATGGAAAGTAAAACCGGTAGTTTGAAAAAGAAAGAAGCGGAGAAGCTGGAGCGCATTGCCTTTATACTCAAAACAGTGGCCCATCCGCTGCGGCTCGGCGTTGTTCACCTTTTGGAGCAATACCCCCGCCTTTCCGTGTCGGAGATTTGCGAGAAACTGGGCAGCGAGCAATCCCTCACGTCGCACCATCTCCAGAATATGCGCCTGAAGGGCATCCTGAGCGTTAAGCGAGAAGGACGGAGCATGATGTACTCCCTGAAAGAAAGGGACGTATCGCTCATTATAGAATGCCTGGAAAATTGCCAGTGCAATATGTAA
- a CDS encoding solute carrier family 26 protein: MQLKKLLPILEWLPAYQSNNLKGDLAAGLTVGVMLIPQGMAYAMIAGLPPIYGLYASTIPLILYAIFGTSRQLAVGPVAMVSLLTATGIGALAQGGTETYIMLAITLALFVGLIQFLLGAFRLGFLVNFLSHPVISGFTSAAALIIGLSQLKHLLGIKLERSHYIHEILIEAVSRIGEANLFTVGIGLLGIGLIMGARRVNRAIPGPLLAVVFGILAVWGLGLTEQGVKIVGEVPKGLPSFVIPDFSLDNFSALLPVALAIALVSFMESIAVAKAIQAKHKNYKVDANQELIGLGIANIGGSFFQSYPTTGGFSRTAVNDQAGAKTGLAAIISAVLIALTLLFLTGLFYYLPNAILASVIMVAVFGLIDVKEAVHLWRADRSDFWMLIVTFVGTLALGIEQGILIGVALSIAIIIFRTTMPHFAVLGKIPGKPHYKNITRFDQLEVRDDILIMRFDARLYFANVSFFKDKIEEEIAKRSGKLRLFILDANSINGLDSSGMHALEEIAGFCRESGVGFNMASVKGPVRDILVKGGLDEKIGEENFFLRVQHAVDSFDEKDKQRYEKYVLQTNG; encoded by the coding sequence ATGCAGTTAAAGAAATTACTACCGATACTGGAATGGCTTCCGGCGTACCAATCCAATAACCTGAAAGGAGACCTGGCGGCGGGGCTTACCGTCGGAGTCATGCTCATCCCCCAGGGCATGGCTTATGCGATGATCGCCGGGTTGCCGCCCATTTACGGGTTGTACGCTTCGACCATTCCGCTGATCCTTTACGCCATCTTTGGCACTTCGCGCCAGCTGGCGGTAGGGCCGGTCGCCATGGTGTCCTTGCTGACGGCTACGGGCATTGGCGCTCTGGCGCAGGGAGGCACGGAAACCTACATCATGCTGGCCATCACGCTGGCCCTGTTCGTAGGGCTGATCCAGTTTTTGCTCGGAGCATTCCGGCTGGGTTTCCTGGTCAACTTCCTGTCTCATCCGGTGATCAGCGGCTTTACTTCGGCGGCGGCGCTCATCATCGGATTGTCGCAACTGAAGCACCTGCTGGGGATCAAGCTGGAACGCAGCCATTATATCCACGAAATTCTGATCGAAGCCGTTTCCCGCATTGGAGAGGCCAACCTGTTCACCGTCGGCATCGGTTTGCTGGGCATCGGGCTGATCATGGGCGCCAGGCGGGTCAACCGGGCCATTCCCGGCCCTCTGCTGGCGGTTGTTTTCGGCATTCTGGCCGTCTGGGGGCTGGGGCTCACCGAACAGGGCGTGAAGATCGTGGGCGAGGTGCCCAAAGGGCTGCCTTCTTTCGTGATCCCCGACTTCAGCCTGGACAACTTCAGCGCCCTGCTTCCCGTGGCATTGGCCATTGCCCTGGTCAGTTTTATGGAGAGCATTGCTGTTGCCAAGGCCATTCAAGCCAAACACAAGAATTATAAAGTAGACGCCAACCAGGAACTGATCGGGCTGGGCATTGCCAACATCGGCGGCAGCTTCTTCCAGTCGTATCCCACTACCGGCGGATTCAGCCGGACGGCGGTCAACGACCAGGCAGGCGCCAAAACCGGCCTGGCTGCCATCATCAGCGCGGTGCTGATCGCCCTGACGCTGTTGTTCCTCACCGGCTTGTTCTATTACCTGCCCAACGCCATCCTGGCTTCTGTGATTATGGTGGCTGTTTTCGGGCTGATCGATGTAAAAGAGGCCGTTCACCTGTGGCGCGCCGACCGCTCCGACTTTTGGATGCTAATCGTTACCTTTGTCGGCACGCTGGCGTTGGGCATCGAGCAGGGCATCCTCATCGGCGTGGCCTTGTCAATCGCCATTATCATCTTCCGAACCACCATGCCGCACTTTGCCGTCCTGGGAAAAATACCGGGCAAACCGCATTACAAAAACATCACTCGCTTCGACCAACTGGAGGTTCGCGATGACATCCTGATCATGCGTTTTGACGCCCGCCTGTATTTTGCCAACGTCAGTTTCTTCAAGGATAAGATCGAAGAAGAGATCGCTAAAAGAAGCGGCAAGCTGAGGCTATTCATCCTCGACGCCAACAGCATCAACGGCCTGGACAGCAGCGGCATGCACGCCCTGGAAGAGATCGCCGGATTCTGCCGGGAATCGGGCGTAGGGTTCAACATGGCCAGCGTGAAGGGCCCCGTCCGGGATATCCTCGTCAAAGGCGGGCTGGACGAAAAGATCGGCGAAGAAAACTTCTTCCTGCGCGTTCAGCACGCTGTGGATAGCTTCGATGAGAAGGATAAGCAGCGGTATGAGAAATATGTTCTGCAAACGAATGGGTAG
- a CDS encoding ATPase has product MPTKKRRQFFHGKESAFLNDRLLFIGSILAFTALIFDFGFRNNFWHQFVTDSFYLAYGLLFFVRMRQIILDNPASNRARRASRYVILAAAGALAFLALFNLGEFAILHKGFIRPTAGLVLFLAVLDISARVYAIERQTLHPALAFALSFFLLICVGTMLLLLPLATPAGISFIDALFTSTSAVCVTGLAVLDTGRDFTFFGQFIILLLIQLGALGMLTFTNLFGLFFQGYGSYRNRLMLKDMINANDIGDTFNTLVKIVTFTFAIEGAGAVCIYYSLGPGDGGPGGRLFFSIFHAISAFGNAGFSTLSNSLYEEGYRYNYSLHLAIAALIILGGIGYSVFINFYTYLKIILKQYHWRLFRNDSNFVYRKPGLSVNTRIVLLTSLFLLLSGALAFYLLEYDNTLAEHSGWGKVAVAFFGSVTTRTAGFNTVDTAALAMPTLMVCFLLMWIGASPGSTGGGIKTTTFALTVMNIYRQVLGQDRIIFGWKQIPMQALQRATAVILLSILGIGAAIFSVIYFDGRLGFMPIAFECISAYSTVGLSMGITASLSAASKLTLALAMFVGRVSFLTLLTGIARQFAPRRHNPVQYPEEDILIN; this is encoded by the coding sequence TTGCCAACAAAAAAACGTCGCCAATTCTTTCACGGCAAGGAAAGCGCATTCCTCAACGACCGCCTCCTCTTCATCGGAAGCATCCTCGCTTTCACCGCCCTGATCTTTGACTTCGGCTTTCGAAACAATTTCTGGCACCAGTTCGTCACCGATAGCTTTTACCTGGCTTACGGGCTGCTTTTCTTTGTGCGCATGCGGCAGATCATTCTGGATAACCCTGCCTCCAACCGGGCGCGGCGGGCCAGCCGCTATGTCATCCTTGCGGCTGCCGGGGCTCTGGCTTTTCTGGCGCTGTTCAACCTGGGAGAGTTCGCCATTCTTCACAAAGGCTTTATCCGCCCTACCGCCGGGCTGGTCTTATTTTTGGCGGTGCTCGATATTTCGGCGCGGGTTTACGCCATTGAACGGCAGACGCTCCACCCGGCGCTGGCTTTCGCCCTGAGTTTTTTCCTGCTGATCTGCGTGGGGACGATGCTGCTGCTGCTGCCCCTGGCCACGCCGGCGGGCATCTCTTTTATCGACGCCTTGTTCACTTCCACCAGCGCCGTATGCGTCACCGGGCTGGCCGTGCTGGACACCGGGCGGGACTTCACCTTCTTCGGGCAGTTCATCATCCTGCTGCTCATCCAACTCGGCGCGTTGGGCATGCTGACCTTCACCAACCTCTTCGGCTTGTTTTTCCAGGGGTATGGCTCTTACCGCAACCGCCTGATGCTCAAAGATATGATCAACGCCAATGACATTGGCGACACCTTCAATACCCTGGTCAAAATCGTCACCTTTACCTTCGCTATCGAAGGGGCGGGCGCCGTTTGTATTTATTACAGCCTGGGGCCAGGCGACGGCGGGCCGGGCGGGCGGCTGTTTTTCTCCATCTTTCATGCCATCTCGGCCTTCGGCAACGCCGGCTTTTCCACCTTGAGCAATTCCCTGTACGAAGAGGGGTATCGCTATAATTATTCCCTGCACCTGGCCATCGCGGCCCTGATCATCCTGGGAGGCATCGGGTACAGCGTGTTTATCAATTTCTACACTTACCTGAAAATCATCCTGAAGCAGTACCACTGGCGCCTGTTCCGGAACGACTCGAATTTTGTGTACCGGAAACCGGGCCTTAGCGTCAATACCAGGATCGTCCTGCTCACCAGCCTGTTCCTGCTGCTCAGCGGCGCCCTGGCTTTTTACTTGCTGGAGTACGACAACACCCTGGCGGAACACAGTGGCTGGGGCAAGGTGGCTGTCGCTTTTTTCGGTTCGGTAACTACCCGGACGGCAGGTTTCAATACGGTAGATACTGCTGCCCTGGCCATGCCCACCCTGATGGTGTGCTTTTTGCTGATGTGGATCGGCGCTTCTCCCGGCTCTACCGGAGGTGGCATAAAAACGACTACCTTTGCCCTGACCGTGATGAACATTTACCGGCAGGTGCTGGGGCAGGATCGCATCATCTTCGGTTGGAAACAGATACCGATGCAGGCGCTCCAGCGAGCCACAGCGGTGATCCTGTTGTCCATACTGGGCATAGGGGCCGCCATTTTCTCTGTCATTTATTTCGACGGGAGGCTGGGGTTCATGCCCATTGCCTTTGAATGCATTTCGGCCTACAGCACGGTGGGCCTGAGCATGGGCATAACGGCCAGCCTGTCGGCGGCCAGCAAACTGACGCTGGCGCTGGCCATGTTTGTCGGAAGAGTGAGCTTTCTAACCTTGCTGACCGGCATTGCGCGGCAGTTCGCCCCGCGCCGCCACAACCCGGTACAGTATCCGGAGGAAGACATATTGATCAATTAA
- a CDS encoding sterol desaturase family protein: MDLTNPLVYGVPFFIALILLELAYSKSHDEDSHLYDWKDLMASSFMGLGTAVIEPLFKVISAIVIFNFVYEVFNPEVDGIRTNIMGYQSFGWAWYTWLICQLLDDFSYYWFHRLNHTVRFFWAAHIVHHSSHHFNLGTGIRNGWFTLLYKPLFYMWLPMMGFHPGMVIVCMGIESLWQFQLHTKYIPKLGFLDKFLNTHTQHQVHHAQNLEYLDKNHGGYLNIFDKLFGTWAEYDEQIEIKYGVIHPPNSHNPVVILTHEYKNIWKDVKSTSNWRHKFLYIFGPPGWSPDGSTLTVKQIQRLYQKQHEEKTAAKGEEKTNGVQLDLASLHVKQGYQRQAANNK; this comes from the coding sequence ATGGACCTTACCAACCCGCTTGTTTATGGAGTACCGTTCTTTATTGCATTGATACTCCTTGAATTAGCCTACAGCAAGTCTCACGATGAAGATAGCCATCTCTATGACTGGAAAGACCTCATGGCCAGCTCTTTCATGGGGCTGGGCACGGCGGTCATAGAACCGCTTTTCAAAGTCATTTCAGCAATAGTCATCTTCAATTTTGTCTATGAGGTTTTCAATCCGGAAGTGGATGGCATACGCACCAATATCATGGGATATCAATCTTTCGGGTGGGCCTGGTACACCTGGCTGATCTGCCAGTTGCTGGACGACTTCAGCTATTACTGGTTTCACCGGCTCAACCACACCGTGAGGTTTTTCTGGGCTGCCCATATCGTGCACCACTCCTCCCATCATTTCAACCTGGGCACCGGGATAAGGAACGGCTGGTTCACCCTTTTGTACAAACCCCTTTTCTACATGTGGCTGCCCATGATGGGTTTTCATCCCGGAATGGTGATCGTCTGCATGGGCATTGAATCATTGTGGCAGTTTCAGCTGCACACCAAATACATTCCCAAGCTGGGTTTCCTCGACAAATTCCTGAACACCCATACCCAGCATCAGGTGCACCATGCCCAGAATCTGGAATACCTGGACAAAAACCACGGCGGTTACCTGAATATTTTCGATAAATTGTTCGGCACCTGGGCGGAATACGATGAGCAAATCGAGATCAAATACGGGGTGATACACCCTCCCAATTCCCACAATCCGGTGGTCATCCTGACCCATGAGTACAAAAACATCTGGAAGGATGTAAAAAGCACCAGCAACTGGCGCCATAAATTCCTCTACATCTTCGGCCCTCCAGGCTGGAGCCCCGATGGGTCTACCCTCACCGTCAAACAGATCCAGCGGCTCTATCAAAAGCAGCACGAAGAAAAAACAGCAGCAAAAGGAGAGGAAAAAACCAATGGCGTTCAGCTTGACCTGGCATCGCTGCACGTCAAACAGGGATATCAAAGGCAGGCAGCCAATAATAAGTAA
- a CDS encoding methyltransferase domain-containing protein gives MKEFWDQRYGEAAYVYGKAPNAFLKEQLAALPPARALFPAEGEGRNAVYAATLGWQVTAFDYSEAGRRKAEALAREFGVRIDYQIAEVEGFPFPESTFDLVGLFFVHLPPASRQLLHRQAAQCLRPGGRIILEAFSKQQLGLSSGGPKRDDMLFSVREIKKDFPSLQLQLLEETETILSEGPYHNGPAWVIRLLGARK, from the coding sequence ATGAAAGAATTCTGGGATCAACGATACGGCGAAGCGGCTTACGTCTATGGCAAAGCGCCGAACGCCTTTTTGAAAGAACAACTGGCTGCCTTGCCACCTGCCAGAGCTTTGTTTCCGGCGGAAGGCGAAGGCAGGAATGCCGTATACGCTGCCACTCTGGGCTGGCAGGTTACTGCTTTTGACTACAGCGAGGCGGGCCGGCGGAAAGCCGAAGCCCTGGCACGGGAGTTTGGTGTGCGGATCGATTATCAGATCGCGGAAGTTGAAGGTTTTCCTTTCCCGGAATCAACTTTTGACTTGGTGGGCCTTTTCTTTGTTCACCTGCCTCCGGCGAGCCGGCAGTTGCTTCACCGGCAGGCTGCCCAATGCCTCCGGCCCGGAGGGAGGATCATCCTGGAAGCCTTTTCCAAACAACAACTGGGCCTCAGCTCCGGCGGCCCCAAACGGGACGACATGCTCTTCAGCGTCCGGGAAATAAAGAAAGATTTCCCTTCTTTGCAACTGCAATTGCTGGAAGAAACCGAAACCATACTCTCGGAAGGCCCCTACCACAACGGGCCGGCGTGGGTGATACGCCTGCTGGGTGCCCGCAAGTAA
- a CDS encoding DUF983 domain-containing protein yields MSIFKKGSKAYSIFSLKCPKCHEEDLFDTGSFSFNKPFDMKDACPHCGQDYMPEPGFYFGAMFISYIFTAWFCILFVLFLHWVLGWSTAASFGTLIAVCAFFFVYIFRLARSIWLNINFKYDPGKARM; encoded by the coding sequence ATGAGCATTTTTAAGAAAGGATCAAAAGCCTACAGCATCTTCAGCCTGAAATGCCCTAAGTGCCACGAAGAAGACCTTTTTGACACGGGTTCCTTCAGCTTCAACAAGCCTTTCGACATGAAGGATGCCTGCCCTCACTGCGGGCAGGATTATATGCCGGAACCCGGATTTTACTTCGGCGCCATGTTCATATCCTATATTTTTACGGCATGGTTTTGTATCTTGTTCGTTCTGTTCCTGCACTGGGTGCTGGGATGGAGCACCGCCGCTTCCTTCGGTACGCTGATCGCGGTATGTGCCTTTTTTTTCGTATATATCTTTCGGCTGGCCCGCTCCATCTGGTTGAACATCAATTTTAAATATGACCCCGGGAAAGCCAGGATGTGA